The window AAGAAGAGTTAGTAGAAATGCCTTGCCCATCTTGCCCCTAAACACCAACACAGCAATCATGTACCTTGAAAGGTACATGATTGCTGTGTTGGTGTTTAGGGGGAGCATCTCACTTACGAGGGACTGACTTCTACCTTGACTCCTTTGTAGggatggagacttccctggtgatgaaaACTTCCCTGGGATGGCAACCTCCAATCCAGACATTTTGTGTGACACAAACTCAAGAACTCCCCGAGTCCTGCAGGAGCAGAAGTATTCAGATACTTGAGAGAAATCCACCACCCGAACTTGGGGACATTTCAGGGACAGCTCCAGTCCAGAGTGCCAGTAGTCTCCTGGCCCTGCCTCCAGCTCCAAGGCAGGGACAAATAGAGAGTAAGAACTTGGAGGATATTACAACCAAGCTTTCAAAGCCTCTGGATGCCTACCAGATCCCAAGAGAAAACCAAGAGCTTCCACTACTCCCTTCAGAAATCCCTGATATTCACCAGCTCCCGGGCTGCACTGACCCCGTCAGCCAAGAGGAGCAGCCTGGTTCTGAAAATGCTCATCTGGGAAAGGACAGCCTGAGTCTTGAGGACCTAGGGACACTTGAAAATGGGATGGAATCTAGCAGTGGTTTTGCAGACACTACTACACTGGCGGAGCATATTCACCTTCCCCAGCTCTTTAATTCATTGAAAGATCTTCATCAATCCAAAGGTCCCAACGTGATCAAAGCCAAAGACACCAGGGTCATTAAAGTGAATCAGGTGCAGGAAAAGCCAAGTGTCATAAAGGATCCCTCTGATCAACCCGGGAAGAACAAACATAAAGCCTCTGAGCCTATCAGTGGTGCTCCCAAGGCCAAGATCCAGCCCAAGAATCCACAGTGCCTGTTAGGGGGAGAAGTGGTTCTATGCAATGCTGCAGTCAGTGACAGGGCTCCTGTGAACACGGCCAAGCATTctaaaggcaaacctcagaaagCTGCATCCAGAAAGATCAGCAAAACTAAGAGCCACGGGCAGGAAAAgaccacaaggaccagaggaagaaagaaggctgAAGAGAAGAAGCAGTCAGGGAACAAAgtcaaggcagaagagaagccaacaaTTCCCAAGACGAAGCGAAAGGAACACCAAACTGAGCTTATCCACGAGAGCATTAAAAAGCCTCGAACCTCCCTAGGCATGCGCATGCTGGAGTCTGTGAAGGTTTTTCATGCACTGGGGAAGAAGAATGATAAGAAAACTGGGCTCTCTTCCTGTCGGGTCTTGGGAAATTCAAGCAACCCTAAAGACCCCCAGCCACCCCCAGCTATCCAGCCATGGCGGCGTACCCCACGTGAGGGTAAGAGTCCTGAGAAAACTCAAGTCGAAGCCCAGAAACCAGACAGCAGTGCTGAAAAACAGTGTCCATCTCCATCCCAGTATGAGCTGCCTCCACCTGAGAAGGTCAAGTTTTCTGCCTGGGACAAGCCTCAAGCTCGACCTGCTCCTCGGAGGCCACAGTCTCTGGCCTCACATCGGCCTGCTGTGGCGGACCGTGCCCAGCCTGCTTCTTCTAACTCAGCTCAACCTGCTGCAGCCAGTTCATCCCAGCCAGCTCCTGCCTCTTTGCCAGGTCCTGCCAAACCAGCTCAGCCAACTGTGACCAACCCAACCCAACCGGGTTGGACCGCCCATATCCATCCTTGTGTCCCTCAGTCTGCTGCTCCTAGGCCTGCACCCTACAAAACTTCATCTTTCGCTTCTCTCCAGCGGGAGCCTCTTCCCCCTGCTGTGACTAAGCGCCAGTTCCCACCCAAGCTCCAAACCCCATTTCTACTCCAAGACTTCAGCAAGCAACGAAGACCATGGAGGGAACCCAACGTTTCTGAGCCAGTCATGTCAAAGCCCATCGAACTAGAGCAGAGACCAGAGCGGGAGGCCATGAAGAGGCGGGCTCAACAAGAACGTGAGAATGCCGCCAAATACACCTCTTTGGGGAAACTGCAAGTTTTCattgagagggaaaaagaaatggcAATTGCTGACTACTACGGATATTTATAGTAAGAACTGCTAGGATTGTTGGTGCCACCTTGGGTACCAGGTATAAATTTCTCTATTTATTCTCTAattatatatttctctatttatttctatatatttattaaaacaataaaactgaataaatgaatgtcatCGAATTAATAGACGAGTAAtaaaccttttgaattttgagatGCTGTTAACTGTGgcgtgctttaatttttttttgttttgttttgtttttgatggggTTGGAATCAAAGTCTGCATGAGAAAGGGAGGACTGAAAGTTGGATGGGAGAatgaaggaaaggggaggaaaggggtAAAAACTGAGCAAAGAGGAAGGAACGTGGCCCAGGGCTAGGAAGGCCAGAAGAGATTTATGGATTTATGAAAGGAAGCAGGAGTGAGGAGGAAATGGCAGAAGTAAAGagcagggtcagaggtcagggttGAAAGAACAAAATGTGAGTAGAGTTGAAGATGACAGAATGTGAGTCTAGGTTTactaggagaaatagaaaaagtctCTTGGGGAGGTTGGCTTTAAGTCTCACAACCACCACACAGGTATTTAAGAAAACAAGAGGTTCAGGACACATCTCTGAAAGGTTTGAGTTGCCTTATGCAGGTGTGATTATAGTGGGGGTATAGGGAAATCTACCAGAGAGGTGGCTAGGGCTCAGAGTTATCCTAGGGGATAGGGCCTGGTATGTAAATCACCATGTACTCAACACCTAAGCACCAGGGCAGCTAATGCACTATTCAGTTAATCCTGGCAACAAACAGGCAAGGCCAGTATTCCTGTGCCACTTCACTTAGAGACGTGCAGCAAAGGGCTGAGGTCACATCGCATGTGGAGGTACAAGGCCTCAATTTGAGGCCCAAATGCCTCTGAAGTCCTCAGTATTTGCAAGTGCCTGCAGGCGTCCAACCTGGCTTTCAGAGCACAGCATGCTGAGGTTACTGCTGGACGACATCAAACTTCTGGACAGGCCTAAGTATTAACTTGAGGGGCTTCCTCCATTGACCAGGGGGTGTGCCACCTTCTGTAAACATCACCATCAACTGAAACGCACGAGAAAAATCCGACGGAAGCGTCCACTCTCACGGGTGAGAGCGGTGGGGGCACGCGCACTGGGCAGCCGCTCCAACGGCCACAGGACGCAGGCGCCCAGCGGTTCAGGGGCTCCCTGGGAGGCCTCGTGGGGCAGCTCGAGGGAGTGAGGTTGGGAGATAGCGGCAGGGGTGGGCGTCAAAAGGAATGacgtggggagaagggagagatggaggcagTGGATAGTGGATAGTGAAAATGGGAAAACTggcaattttcattttcaaaattatttttttgagatgtcattcacatgccataaaattcaccttctGAGGCCGCAAATTCAGTGTCATTTCGTACATTCTCAAgcctatgcaaccatcaccatcatctatCCCATCACGTTTTCATCACCCCACAAAGAAGCCCCCATAACCATCAGCAGGCCCTCttcatcccctcctcctccagtccCTGCAACCACACATTTCCCTTCTGTCGCTATGGTTTTggcttttctggacatttcatgaaataatacaaatgtgaCCACTGTGtggggcttctttcacttagcataatgttttcaagttcgTCCGTGTCGTAGCgcgtgtcagtacttcattcctttttatgactgtgtaatatttcacatatacaccacatttaaaatatccattcatccattgatgggcatttcGGTTTTTTACACTAATAATCTCCATTTATTGACAGtgtattctgtgccaggcagcaCCAGGCTAAGTTACTGACCTTATTTCACAGATAGAGGCTTGGAGAGTGTGAAGAGTTTGCCCAAGATTAAGAGCTGGCAATTGGGGGAACTGGGGTTTGAACTCAGGTGAACTTCAGAGGTAATAAATTCACATGACAGAACATTAGAAAAGGTACACAAGGGTACTCAAAGAAAAGACACCCTTTTCCCCACATTCCCCAGCCACACATTTCCCTCCTCAGAGACATCTGCTTTTGCCGTGCCGTGGAATCTTCCAGAGAATTACTTATACCTCAACATGTATGTATCACAATTTATTGACTAATCTGTcccactgatttgaaatgtcaCTTTTATGGTATAATAGATTCTTATACGTACATATGTTACTCTTTTCAGAGCTGTCCTGACTCTTTTTTGCCTATCTTTTATGTTTGCCATTTCTCTgaactttttatcttctttttgatttaaaaaactgtttccttttcttgtttgtttctcttaagGCATTATCCATTATGTTCATTCACtcgtatgattttatttaatttatttctgtttggcAGTGTCGGgtattagttgcagcacgtggtctCTTCGTTGAAGTGCGTGGGCTCTTtcttgcggctcgtgggctctttagttgtggcgcgtgggctccacagcacgtaggctcagtagttgcggcgtgcaggctttagctgccctgcggcatgtgggatctcagttcctcaaccagggatcgaacctgcatcccctgcattggaaggcagattcttaaccactggacaaccagggaagtccccactcttgtattattttaaatttagttggcttttctgaatttttttcttttattttgaattctgTCCTGAGTTCTATCATCTTACCTAATTCTGGTTTATGCTGTTCGTTCATCtgattttttattatggtaaaatatacataaaaccaaATTTAGTATTTCAAccattttcaagtatacaattcagtgacattaaatacattcacaatgctgtgcaaccatcagcactatccaaattcaaaatgattatgtcaagggcttccctggtggcgcagtggttgagagtccacctgccgatgcaggggacacgggttcgtgtcccggtccgggaggatcccaaatgccgtggagggctaggcctgtgagccatggccgctgagcctgtgtgtccggagcctgtgctcttcaacgggagaggccacaacggtgagaggcccatgtaccacaaaaaaaaaaaagaaagaaagaaagaaaagaaagaaagaaaaagaaagtctaaACCACTAAATTCAATCATACaggaatataacatttaaaaaaaaatttctttggctgtgcagcatgtgggatcgtagctccccgactagggattgaacccatgcctgctgcattggaagcgcagagtcttaaccactggaccaccagggaagtcccaggaatataACTTTTAGAGGAGAAGTTATAAACCCCTTGGTTATATGAACTGCAGATTTTTAGTAAGAAGTCATGTATTTTAAACGACTTGGAGctttaaagaaaggaaggaaggaagggagaaaaagggacttccttggttgtGCAGTGcatataatatcaaaaataaataaataaattaaataaattttaaaaagaaaaaaatgctgaaatcCACTGACTAATTATTCAGGCTGTTATATCTCACCACTTCCAGATACATTCCTTTATAAACTTTTAGCAAAAAGTTATCTTATGTCAGAAAAAATGAATtacaaacttttctctttttccaaaattTGAGAAATTCCCCTACACTTCTAccttcaaattttataaaaacggAAAAGTAGTGACAACCCTTATACTTATATCCAATTGCATCATCTGGCCACATGCCTTCTACATCAATCAAATAActacaaaacaacaaaattcgagtcatttgtaaataaaaaggaaagaaaatcaagttTTTGCAAAAAACGTACAATTTCGCTTTACAAATATAGGtagaaaaatcctaaagaaacatcagcacatctaatcaataattattaaagaatgaTATACACCATGACTACAAAAAGGCGTTATTCCAAGGACTCAAGGGTAACGCAACTttagaaaatctattaatataactATTTACATTAATACaacaatttaattaataaatgaaagagaataaaatacaggACCAAACTGGCAGATGGGAAAAAGTTATCTGATAACATGCAACAGTCAGTTTCGGTGAAAATGCTCTGTACGCTAAAAACAGGAGACTTAATAGGACAGAGTATTCATCAAGAACCAACAGATAACAAAAGACAAATTAGGATAAATATGAACATCACATCTAAAAAACCCTATCCAACCAACCATAGGAGCCAGAAACTTAGGAATCACCATCACTGACGGCTATTTCTCCCTCGCCCTCATCCTCAACCCACCACCAGTGCTAACAATGATACTGCCTACATACCTCTAGAATCTGTCCACATCTTTCCACCAAAATGACCACCATACCCTGGTCCCAGCCACCATTATGCCCAATTTCTACAAAAGTCTCCTAACTTGTTTCCTCGCTTCCACTCTTTCTCCCTGCAGTGCCTTCTCCACGCGGTAGCAAAATGATAGGTTGAAAATGCAACTGGGGATGTTCCACACACTCACCTTCAACAAAAAAAGTTCAACGCTTGTCTATTACTCTTAAAGTCTGAAACCTTAAACAGAAGCCTGCACGATCGAGCTCCTGGTGGTGTGGGCACTTGTGctcttagcggctctcccctccagtgccgccaggggaaagggcagaaggacgcagaggcgctgctgccaaagctgccgcctcctgtgggagctgcacagccagcaaccttgctccactttgctgggcagggaccccgtccagtacagttagttcccccgacagcactggggccaggccaggggagaagggccagctgtcctgccaagaagctcatcaccctcaaggcaaacacctccaaccctcagaccccgggagattcagaagcgctagacggtccaggcTCGCATTCTC is drawn from Mesoplodon densirostris isolate mMesDen1 chromosome 14, mMesDen1 primary haplotype, whole genome shotgun sequence and contains these coding sequences:
- the LOC132501372 gene encoding uncharacterized protein C2orf78-like; protein product: MPLKSSVFASACRRPTWLSEHSMLRLLLDDIKLLDRPKLQSYKYRQQPKRCALRFWPSWQLKESARSPALYPRTDLTQVLYGQLLRRGHRKKAVMGALTSMMSRSSGSAVVTVTVSVARGQPVPPTTPSCVPNCSTEQTVRAWELHEQSETLKITMVINSQNCHNPSVLGTLNSLQHSLPVVSNAASLTASVCNFSRVSAPAVSSASATATSFQTHMGSAYLHQHSSTTMLSGVTDQSQISTSAASYPGVFEWGITGSTEKNSSSLGDFTLALTDQHTAASSMFMAAQYDKTADTNNMAPLYPSLSASLAQGTPSQIPNQGHSLSLPYQEGSQVYYYNHGTLGSLLYGELGSCLQSYGSVSYTGSRASVQPEMVMVLKEIQPTNILPPASTSGIYYPVSAHHITETSFQGMETSLVMKTSLGWQPPIQTFCVTQTQELPESCRSRSIQILERNPPPELGDISGTAPVQSASSLLALPPAPRQGQIESKNLEDITTKLSKPLDAYQIPRENQELPLLPSEIPDIHQLPGCTDPVSQEEQPGSENAHLGKDSLSLEDLGTLENGMESSSGFADTTTLAEHIHLPQLFNSLKDLHQSKGPNVIKAKDTRVIKVNQVQEKPSVIKDPSDQPGKNKHKASEPISGAPKAKIQPKNPQCLLGGEVVLCNAAVSDRAPVNTAKHSKGKPQKAASRKISKTKSHGQEKTTRTRGRKKAEEKKQSGNKVKAEEKPTIPKTKRKEHQTELIHESIKKPRTSLGMRMLESVKVFHALGKKNDKKTGLSSCRVLGNSSNPKDPQPPPAIQPWRRTPREGKSPEKTQVEAQKPDSSAEKQCPSPSQYELPPPEKVKFSAWDKPQARPAPRRPQSLASHRPAVADRAQPASSNSAQPAAASSSQPAPASLPGPAKPAQPTVTNPTQPGWTAHIHPCVPQSAAPRPAPYKTSSFASLQREPLPPAVTKRQFPPKLQTPFLLQDFSKQRRPWREPNVSEPVMSKPIELEQRPEREAMKRRAQQERENAAKYTSLGKLQVFIEREKEMAIADYYGYL